In Rhodamnia argentea isolate NSW1041297 chromosome 11, ASM2092103v1, whole genome shotgun sequence, one genomic interval encodes:
- the LOC125312802 gene encoding scopoletin glucosyltransferase-like: MGSKGHQLHIFFFPFMTPGHMIPMLDMAKLFATRGCKSTLVATPHDEPTFLKSIARPKDLGFDIDVVTVTLPLKEVGLPEDCDDLNKITAPEMRKQFMRAVMMLDQQLELLIEKLTPDCLISDILLPWTTEIAAKWGIPRLVFHGTSAFSLAGMKCVRLYEPHKKVSCDSEPFVIPNFPGEITMSRMQLPDFLRDETEFTKFVKEVIESEKRSFGVVLNSFYELEPAYADHYRTFLGRRSWFIGPLSLCNKEPEDKAHRGNQASIDQHECLKWLDSKQPNSVVYICFGSMVNFNAAQLHEIAVGLEASGQQFIWVVKKDPNVEEGKEEWLPDGYESRIRNKGLIIRGWAPQVLILDHYAIGGFVTHCGWNSTLEAVTAGVPMVTWPVAAEQFFNEKFVTRVLKIGVDVGVKQWVRLIGDSVKSERVEEAVKRVLVGEEAEEMRRRAKALAEMGRGAVHEGGSSWSDLGALLQELRLQRLAHDKI, from the coding sequence ATGGGTAGCAAAGGCCACCAGCttcacattttcttcttccctttcatgACTCCGGGCCACATGATCCCGATGCTCGACATGGCCAAGCTCTTCGCCACCAGAGGCTGCAAGTCCACCCTCGTCGCCACGCCCCATGACGAGCCCACCTTCTTGAAATCCATCGCGAGGCCCAAGGATTTAGGATTTGACATCGATGTCGTCACAGTGACGCTGCCCTTGAAAGAGGTCGGCTTGCCAGAAGACTGTGACGATCTGAACAAGATCACTGCTCCGGAAATGCGCAAGCAATTCATGAGAGCTGTCATGATGCTGGACCAACAGCTCGAGCTGCTGATAGAGAAACTTACCCCCGATTGTCTAATCTCGGACATTCTCCTTCCCTGGACAACCGAGATCGCGGCCAAGTGGGGCATCCCTAGGCTCGTTTTCCATGGGACAAGTGCCTTCTCCCTTGCAGGCATGAAATGCGTGAGGCTCTATGAGCCTCACAAGAAGGTGTCGTGCGATTCAGAGCCCTTCGTCATCCCCAACTTCCCCGGAGAAATCACAATGTCCAGGATGCAGTTGCCGGACTTTCTCAGGGACGAGACTGAGTTCACCAAGTTCGTCAAGGAGGTGATCGAATCGGAGAAGAGGAGCTTTGGAGTCGTCTTGAACAGCTTCTACGAGCTCGAGCCGGCTTACGCTGACCATTACAGGACATTCCTAGGGAGACGATCCTGGTTCATCGGCCCGCTCTCATTGTGCAATAAGGAGCCTGAGGACAAAGCACACAGGGGCAACCAAGCATCCATTGACCAGCACGAGTGCCTCAAATGGCTCGACTCGAAGCAACCCAACTCAGTGGTCTACATTTGCTTCGGAAGCATGGTGAATTTCAATGCTGCTCAGCTTCATGAGATCGCAGTCGGACTAGAAGCATCAGGGCAACAATTTATCTGGGTGGTGAAGAAGGACCCGAATGTGGAAGAAGGCAAAGAAGAGTGGTTGCCTGATGGTTATGAATCAAGAATCCGAAACAAGGGCCTCATCATCAGGGGCTGGGCGCCCCAGGTGCTGATTCTTGATCACTATGCAATCGGGGGTTTCGTGACACATTGTGGGTGGAACTCGACCCTGGAGGCGGTCACGGCCGGGGTGCCAATGGTGACTTGGCCGGTCGCAGCAGAGCAATTCTTCAATGAGAAGTTTGTGACCCGGGTGCTCAAGATTGGGGTCGACGTCGGGGTGAAGCAGTGGGTGAGGTTGATCGGGGACAGCGTGAAGAGCGAGAGAGTGGAGGAGGCAGTGAAGAGAGTCCTGGTGGGCGAAGAAGCAGAGGAAATGAGAAGGAGGGCGAAAGCACTAGCAGAGATGGGAAGAGGGGCTGTGCATGAAGGTGGGTCTTCTTGGTCTGATTTGGGAGCTCTGCTTCAGGAACTCAGACTGCAGAGATTGGCTCACGACAAGATCTGA
- the LOC115733275 gene encoding scopoletin glucosyltransferase-like encodes MGSESHQLHILFFPFLAPGHMIPMIDMAKLFAIRGCKSTLVATPHDEPTFLKSIARPKDSGFDIDVVTVMLPLKEVGLPEDCDNLNKVTAPEMRKQFMRAVMMLDQQLEQLMEKLAPDCLISDIFLPWTTEIAAKCGIPRLVFHGTSAFSLAGMECVRLYEPQKKVSCESEPFVVPNFPGEITMSRMQLPDFFREETEFTKFYNEAKESEKRSFGVVLNSFYELEPAYADHYRTFLGRRSWFVGPLSLCNKENEDQAHRGNQASIDQHECLKWLNSKQPNSVIYICFGSMANFNAAQLHEIAVGLEASGQQFIWVVKKDPNVEEGKEEWLPDGYESRIQNKGLIIRGWASQVLILNHEAIGGFVTHCGWNSTLEAVTAGVPMVTWPVAAEQFFNEKFVTRVLKIGVDIGVKQWVRLIGDSVKSERVEEAVKRVLVGDEAEEMRRRAKALAEMARGAAEEGGSSWSDLGALLQELRLQRLAHDKKI; translated from the coding sequence ATGGGTAGTGAAAGCCACCAGCTTCACATTTTATTCTTCCCTTTCTTGGCTCCGGGCCACATGATCCCGATGATCGACATGGCCAAGCTCTTCGCCATCAGAGGCTGCAAGTCCACCCTCGTCGCCACCCCCCACGACGAGCCCACCTTCTTGAAATCCATCGCGAGACCCAAGGATTCGGGCTTCGACATCGATGTCGTCACGGTGATGCTGCCCCTGAAAGAGGTCGGCTTGCCAGAAGACTGTGACAATCTGAACAAGGTCACTGCGCCGGAAATGCGGAAGCAGTTCATGAGAGCCGTCATGATGCTGGACCAACAGCTCGAGCAGCTGATGGAGAAACTTGCCCCCGATTGTCTAATCTCGGACATTTTCCTTCCCTGGACAACCGAGATCGCAGCCAAGTGCGGCATCCCTAGGCTCGTTTTCCACGGGACAAGTGCCTTCTCCCTTGCGGGCATGGAATGTGTGAGGCTCTATGAGCCTCAGAAGAAGGTGTCGTGCGAGTCAGAGCCCTTCGTCGTCCCCAACTTCCCCGGAGAAATCACAATGTCCAGGATGCAGTTGCCGGACTTTTTCAGGGAAGAGACCGAGTTCACCAAGTTCTACAACGAGGCGAAGGAATCGGAGAAGAGGAGCTTTGGAGTCGTCCTGAACAGCTTCTATGAGCTCGAGCCGGCTTACGCTGACCATTACAGGACATTCCTAGGGAGGCGATCCTGGTTCGTCGGCCCGCTCTCATTGTGCAATAAGGAGAATGAGGACCAAGCACACAGGGGCAACCAAGCATCCATTGACCAGCACGAGTGCCTCAAGTGGCTCAACTCGAAGCAACCCAACTCAGTGATCTACATTTGCTTCGGAAGCATGGCGAACTTCAATGCTGCTCAGCTCCACGAGATTGCAGTTGGACTAGAAGCATCAGGGCAACAATTCATCTGGGTGGTGAAGAAGGACCCGAATGTGGAAGAAGGCAAAGAAGAGTGGTTGCCCGATGGGTACGAATCAAGAATCCAAAACAAGGGCCTCATCATTAGGGGCTGGGCTTCTCAGGTGCTGATTCTCAATCACGAGGCAATCGGGGGATTCGTGACACATTGCGGGTGGAACTCGACGCTAGAGGCGGTCACAGCTGGCGTGCCAATGGTGACTTGGCCAGTCGCGGCGGAGCAATTCTTCAACGAGAAGTTTGTGACCCGGGTGCTCAAGATCGGGGTCGACATCGGGGTGAAGCAGTGGGTGAGGTTGATCGGGGACAGCGTGAAGAGCGAGAGAGTGGAGGAGGCAGTGAAGAGAGTCCTGGTGGGTGACGAAGCAGAGGAAATGAGGAGGAGGGCGAAAGCACTTGCAGAGATGGCAAGAGGGGCTGCAGAAGAAGGTGGGTCTTCCTGGTCCGATTTGGGAGCTCTGCTTCAGGAGCTCAGGCTGCAGAGATTGGCTCACGACAAGAAGATCTGA
- the LOC115739414 gene encoding uncharacterized hydrolase YugF-like produces the protein MAKCFSLTAMRDRWFRLSFFLAGLKSTTTDLGGGTVMHCWVPKTCEPSKPNLLLLHGIGANAMWQWNEFISAFIARFNVYVPDLLFFGDSHTTRPERTEQFQAQCVAGVLEAQGVRKLSVVGLSYGGFVAYSLAAQFPEMVENLVLCCAGVCMEEKDLDEGMFQVKTVDEAVTLLFPQTPEKVNEMFEFVFHKPVAKAPAFLIQDYIDVMWKEHLQERIGLVNALYKDRKTSNLPKITQPTLIIWAEHDKVFPMELGHRLKRHLDENGQLVVIKDCGHAINKEKPKEMYKHIEEFLIDPLLYPKKANQSSGQKVD, from the exons ATGGCGAAGTGCTTCAGCCTTACGGCGATGAGGGACAGATGGTTTCGCCTCTCCTTCTTCCTGGCGGGCCTGAAATCGACCACCACTGACCTCGGCGGCGGCACGGTCATGCACTGTTGGGTCCCCAAGACGTGCGAGCCCAGCAAGCCCAACTTGCTCCTCTTGCACGGCATCGGAGCCAACGCAATGTGGCAGTGGAACGAGTTCATCTCGGCCTTCATCGCCCGATTCAACGTGTACGTGCCTGATCTCTTGTTCTTCGGCGATTCCCACACGACCCGGCCCGAGCGGACAGAGCAGTTTCAGGCTCAGTGCGTCGCAG GAGTCTTGGAAGCGCAGGGAGTGAGGAAACTGAGCGTGGTAGGATTAAGTTACGGCGGGTTCGTCGCGTATAGCTTGGCGGCGCAGTTCCCGGAGATGGTGGAGAACTTGGTTCTGTGCTGTGCAGGGGTGTGTATGGAGGAGAAGGACCTGGACGAGGGGATGTTTCAG GTGAAGACCGTGGACGAGGCCGTGACTTTGCTGTTCCCGCAGACACCAGAGAAAGTGAATGAGATGTTCGAGTTCGTATTTCACAAGCCCGTGGCGAAAGCGCCCGCTTTCTTAATTCAGGATTATATTGAT GTTATGTGGAAGGAGCACCTTCAAGAAAGGATAGGGCTGGTCAATGCTTTGTACAAAGATAGGAAGACATCTAATCTTCCCAAAATAACTCAG CCAACACTGATAATCTGGGCGGAACATGACAAAGTCTTTCCAATGGAATTGGGTCACAGATTGAAGAG GCATTTGGATGAAAACGGGCAATTGGTGGTTATAAAGGATTGTGGTCATGCGATAAATAAAGAGAAGCCAAAAGAGATGTACAAGCACATCGAGGAGTTCCTTATTGATCCACTCCTTTATCCTAAGAAGGCAAATCAAAGCAGTGGCCAGAAGGTGGACTGA